From one Streptomyces sp. SCSIO 30461 genomic stretch:
- a CDS encoding YbfB/YjiJ family MFS transporter, protein MHDQAGLSAASGANLATANYVGYLTGSFAPRLVPSRLVMRASMIVMAASLALMPLTQDVTLWSRLRLIAGFTSALTFVHAVGALLSGLRRSAPHLVDGGFGGIGAGIVFSGLLVLAVREGGDMAYGVVDRRRPHAAVDRSLMEPRPASLTGADGEGRTGWAT, encoded by the coding sequence ATGCACGACCAGGCCGGACTCTCGGCCGCGAGCGGGGCGAACCTGGCGACAGCCAACTACGTCGGCTACCTGACCGGCAGCTTCGCGCCCCGGCTGGTCCCCTCCCGCCTGGTGATGCGTGCCTCGATGATCGTGATGGCTGCCTCTCTCGCTCTGATGCCGCTCACGCAGGACGTCACCCTCTGGTCAAGGCTGCGCCTCATCGCCGGGTTCACCAGCGCGCTCACCTTCGTCCATGCGGTCGGGGCGCTGTTGTCCGGCTTGCGCCGGTCGGCCCCGCACCTGGTCGACGGGGGATTCGGTGGTATCGGCGCGGGGATCGTGTTCTCGGGACTGCTGGTCCTGGCCGTTCGCGAGGGTGGCGACATGGCGTACGGCGTGGTGGATCGCCGCCGTCCTCACGCTGCTGTTGACCGCAGCCTCATGGAACCTCGCCCCGCTAGCCTCACTGGCGCCGACGGCGAAGGCCGCACCGGGTGGGCCACATGA
- a CDS encoding DUF2182 domain-containing protein codes for MAQTDRFRWRADVDSRHLAATWTLFLAVLAGAWIVTVRLAVRMGVGPGIMGMTVIAFVAVWTAMMVAMMLPSVIPVAAAWSIYRERSPSQLLCVMRSGSFTLGFFLVWAVFGFLGYVAFAAAGNAVSEHPESGRWIGSAIYLFAGLYHLSPPVRRCVRHCRNPLDHAFCVHAVDRSRLRSAQAGSRHGGHCVVCCLGLMSIMIPLGMMNLFLLVALTVLIFGELFLTKGVALHNIVGVALIAFSFLAFFGGVLLPGVSPISGGMQ; via the coding sequence GTGGCCCAAACTGACCGTTTCCGATGGCGGGCGGATGTGGATAGTCGCCACCTGGCAGCAACGTGGACACTGTTCCTGGCCGTGTTGGCGGGAGCCTGGATCGTTACGGTCCGGCTGGCCGTACGGATGGGCGTCGGTCCGGGGATCATGGGAATGACGGTGATTGCCTTCGTGGCCGTGTGGACGGCGATGATGGTGGCCATGATGCTGCCATCCGTTATTCCCGTGGCGGCAGCATGGTCAATTTACCGCGAAAGGAGTCCATCGCAGCTGCTGTGCGTCATGAGATCCGGCAGTTTCACCCTCGGATTCTTTCTCGTTTGGGCGGTTTTCGGATTTCTTGGATATGTCGCCTTTGCTGCAGCAGGGAATGCCGTTAGCGAGCATCCAGAATCCGGTCGATGGATTGGGTCTGCAATCTACCTATTTGCAGGCCTGTATCATCTAAGTCCGCCAGTGAGAAGGTGCGTGAGGCATTGTCGAAATCCGTTGGACCATGCATTTTGTGTCCATGCTGTGGATCGTTCGCGACTGCGCAGTGCGCAAGCCGGAAGTCGCCATGGTGGTCACTGCGTGGTTTGCTGTCTGGGCTTGATGTCGATCATGATTCCTCTCGGGATGATGAATTTGTTTCTGCTTGTCGCATTGACTGTATTGATCTTTGGCGAACTTTTCTTGACCAAAGGAGTCGCATTGCACAACATTGTCGGAGTGGCCCTGATTGCATTTTCCTTTCTTGCCTTTTTTGGAGGGGTTCTGCTGCCGGGTGTTTCGCCAATCTCGGGGGGGATGCAGTAG
- a CDS encoding TetR/AcrR family transcriptional regulator, with protein sequence MPVATRTTDTRRIILDTAQRIMARKGYSAVGINEVLAEAGVPKGSFYHYFTSKDAFGEAILKSYFADYLTDMDGILARSGQSSAERLTAYWQQWRETQSIEDCQGKCLAVKLGAEVADLSESMRLALKEGTSAIVDRIERTIVSGLEDGSLSVDGEAHQVAQALYDMWLGASIMAKIHRSLAPLDTAAAATRRLLHL encoded by the coding sequence ATGCCAGTCGCCACGCGCACCACGGACACCCGTCGGATCATCCTCGACACGGCCCAGCGGATCATGGCCCGCAAGGGTTACTCGGCTGTCGGTATCAATGAGGTGCTCGCGGAGGCCGGCGTACCGAAGGGGTCCTTCTATCACTACTTCACCTCGAAGGACGCCTTCGGTGAAGCGATCCTGAAGAGCTACTTCGCGGACTACCTCACGGACATGGACGGTATTCTCGCCCGCTCCGGCCAGTCGTCGGCCGAGCGGCTGACGGCCTACTGGCAGCAGTGGCGGGAAACGCAGAGCATCGAGGACTGCCAGGGCAAGTGCCTGGCCGTGAAACTCGGCGCCGAGGTCGCGGACTTGTCCGAGTCGATGCGCCTGGCCCTGAAGGAAGGCACGAGCGCCATCGTCGACCGTATCGAGCGGACGATCGTCAGCGGTCTGGAGGACGGCTCTCTCTCGGTCGACGGTGAAGCCCACCAGGTCGCACAGGCCCTGTACGACATGTGGCTCGGCGCCAGCATCATGGCCAAGATCCACCGTAGTCTGGCCCCGCTCGACACCGCCGCAGCGGCAACCCGCAGGCTTCTGCACCTGTAG
- a CDS encoding IS4 family transposase: MVALIESGTHVVTDAEVGHYRSGERGLAAELARSLRPGMLVLADRGLPGVHLWKQLAATGADLLWRVPKLWKLTPEQVLADGSWIATVHGGRGRSRQPVQDVRVRVVEYVLDDAGRAPDEHYRLATTLMDPTAAPGRELAALYAERWEAETTLAEWKTTQIGSGNVLTSKSPDLVEQEIYAHLAVHTALRSLMHTAALHHATPIDPDRLSFAAALRAARRSVTSLTGAFPP; encoded by the coding sequence GTGGTGGCGCTGATCGAGTCCGGGACGCATGTGGTCACCGATGCCGAGGTCGGGCATTACCGGTCCGGTGAACGGGGCCTGGCGGCCGAGCTCGCCCGCAGCCTGCGGCCGGGGATGCTGGTACTGGCAGACCGGGGCCTGCCCGGGGTGCATCTGTGGAAGCAGCTCGCGGCAACCGGCGCCGACCTGCTGTGGCGGGTGCCCAAGCTGTGGAAACTGACACCCGAACAGGTCCTCGCGGACGGTTCGTGGATCGCCACCGTGCACGGCGGCCGGGGCCGCAGCAGGCAACCGGTCCAGGACGTGCGCGTCCGGGTGGTCGAGTACGTCCTGGACGATGCCGGCCGCGCCCCGGACGAGCACTACCGACTCGCCACCACGCTCATGGACCCAACCGCGGCCCCAGGCCGGGAACTGGCCGCGCTGTACGCGGAGCGGTGGGAAGCGGAGACCACCCTGGCCGAATGGAAGACCACCCAGATCGGCTCCGGCAACGTGCTGACCAGCAAGAGCCCCGACCTGGTAGAGCAAGAGATCTACGCGCACCTGGCCGTTCACACCGCACTGCGGTCCCTGATGCACACCGCAGCCCTCCACCACGCCACCCCGATCGATCCCGACCGGCTGTCCTTCGCCGCCGCCCTGCGCGCCGCCCGCCGCAGCGTCACTTCGCTGACCGGCGCTTTTCCCCCCTGA
- a CDS encoding DUF1330 domain-containing protein, with protein MSAYVVMLRERVTDPAELALYSGSARAARAGHEVTPLVGYGAIETLEGAPFDGVLIHRFLSVADARAWYESPAYQAALPHRRAGADYRVFIVEGVDDTQAR; from the coding sequence GTGAGCGCCTACGTGGTCATGCTCCGCGAGCGCGTGACCGACCCGGCCGAGCTGGCACTCTACTCCGGCTCGGCCCGGGCGGCCCGGGCTGGCCACGAGGTGACACCCCTCGTCGGGTACGGGGCGATCGAAACCCTGGAGGGTGCGCCGTTCGACGGTGTGCTGATCCATCGCTTCCTGAGCGTTGCGGACGCGCGGGCCTGGTACGAGAGCCCGGCCTACCAGGCAGCGCTGCCCCACCGCCGGGCCGGTGCGGACTACCGCGTGTTCATCGTCGAAGGAGTCGACGACACCCAGGCCCGCTGA
- a CDS encoding heme-binding protein, with protein MSLNVATRLAAAAQTAAEKTGTAMNIAIVDAGGHLLHFTRMDGAWLGSIDLALTKAKTSILFPKPSGPWVSLAFNLNAVDFRDPVAVSRLG; from the coding sequence ATGAGCCTGAATGTCGCGACTCGACTCGCTGCCGCAGCTCAGACCGCAGCTGAGAAGACGGGAACCGCGATGAACATCGCGATTGTCGATGCCGGCGGCCACCTGCTGCACTTCACGAGGATGGACGGCGCCTGGCTCGGCTCGATCGACCTGGCACTGACGAAGGCCAAGACCTCAATACTCTTCCCGAAGCCCAGCGGGCCCTGGGTGAGCCTTGCGTTTAACCTCAATGCCGTTGACTTTAGGGATCCGGTGGCGGTTTCACGGCTGGGATGA
- a CDS encoding type 1 glutamine amidotransferase domain-containing protein translates to MKVLIVLTSHDELGNTGHKTGFWLEELAAPYYRFKEASWEITLASPKGGQPPLDPKSNEPDFQTDDTRRFEADPEATNALAHTVRLDSVSAGDFDTVFYPGGHGPLWDLAEDTVSARLIETTLLSGKPVGLVCHAPGVLRHTVNEDGTPLVSGKKVTGFANSEEEAVQLTDVVPFLVEDELTKLGGLYSKTGDWQPYVLQDGLLITGQNPASSAPAADALIELVNKGGV, encoded by the coding sequence ATGAAGGTTCTGATCGTCCTCACCTCGCACGACGAGCTGGGAAACACCGGCCACAAGACCGGGTTCTGGCTGGAGGAGCTGGCGGCGCCGTACTACCGCTTCAAGGAGGCCAGCTGGGAGATCACCCTCGCCTCCCCGAAGGGCGGGCAGCCGCCGCTGGACCCCAAGAGCAACGAACCCGACTTCCAGACCGACGACACCCGGCGCTTCGAGGCCGACCCCGAGGCGACCAACGCACTGGCCCACACCGTGCGCCTCGACTCGGTCTCGGCGGGCGACTTCGACACGGTCTTCTACCCCGGCGGGCACGGACCGCTGTGGGACCTGGCCGAGGACACCGTCTCCGCGCGCCTGATCGAAACCACTCTCCTCTCCGGCAAACCGGTGGGACTCGTGTGCCACGCACCCGGCGTCCTGCGCCACACCGTCAACGAGGACGGCACCCCGCTTGTCTCGGGTAAGAAGGTCACCGGATTCGCCAACTCCGAGGAGGAGGCCGTCCAGCTCACCGACGTCGTCCCCTTCCTGGTCGAGGACGAACTCACCAAGCTCGGTGGCCTCTACTCCAAGACCGGCGACTGGCAGCCCTACGTCCTGCAGGACGGTCTGCTGATCACCGGGCAGAACCCGGCCTCCTCGGCTCCCGCAGCCGACGCCCTGATCGAGCTGGTCAACAAGGGCGGCGTGTGA